A stretch of the Thiohalospira halophila DSM 15071 genome encodes the following:
- a CDS encoding nucleotidyltransferase family protein codes for MRLEEIRQRRADIADLGRRYGAGRIRVFGSVARGEERPDSDIDFLVDLKPGYDMFRQRLPLAEELGEMLHHPVDVLPEHELNPHLREQILREAVDL; via the coding sequence ATGCGACTGGAGGAGATCAGGCAAAGGCGAGCGGACATTGCGGATCTGGGTCGGCGATACGGTGCGGGCCGGATCCGGGTCTTCGGGTCCGTGGCTCGAGGGGAGGAGCGACCCGACAGCGATATCGACTTCCTGGTGGATCTGAAGCCCGGCTACGACATGTTCCGGCAGCGACTTCCCCTGGCGGAGGAGTTGGGAGAGATGCTCCACCACCCCGTCGACGTGTTGCCGGAGCATGAACTCAATCCACATCTGCGCGAGCAGATCCTGCGGGAGGCAGTGGACCTGTGA
- a CDS encoding porin family protein, translated as MAGMLLWPPAVTALDTAWELGVSQEHSDNIQRNPEGQEVADVVRTGSLGAQLQADRSYLEGQAEVRVDYLHYREGTFNDEVRGQGSADLTWHIAPERLSWQLQERLAVVEERSTEPLSPGNRQQVNVFSTGPDYRLRLGGSRFLDAGARYTDLRYSRSDNDSQRVGVQFQVGYRPSPVLENRLILDMTRTHFPQRASTRDYDRQDLYGRISLRGATTRTVADLGVTSIQRAAGDDIGGALARLAWERDLTAVTELRVNLAGEYSNTASDLLGRPEEPARDPAAVESAADVFFARRGDIGIRHETPRGSLALDLLVEDREYEEAPLDQLRTQASLILGVVAGPRSRLELFGYHAAYDYDATERRDVDREGGLRLRYRLRRSLEVRLEGARAERMTNGDTGEYQENRVLLELSYRG; from the coding sequence GTGGCCGGGATGCTCCTCTGGCCGCCCGCCGTGACCGCCCTGGATACCGCCTGGGAGCTGGGAGTGAGCCAGGAACACAGCGACAACATCCAGCGCAACCCCGAGGGGCAGGAGGTCGCCGACGTGGTGCGAACCGGCAGCCTCGGTGCGCAGTTGCAGGCGGATCGCTCCTACCTCGAGGGCCAGGCGGAGGTGCGGGTCGACTACCTCCATTACCGCGAGGGGACCTTCAACGACGAGGTCCGGGGGCAGGGCAGCGCCGACCTGACCTGGCACATCGCTCCCGAGCGACTGAGCTGGCAGCTCCAGGAGCGGCTCGCGGTTGTCGAGGAGCGCTCCACCGAGCCGTTGTCCCCGGGCAACCGCCAGCAGGTCAATGTCTTCTCCACTGGACCGGATTACCGCCTGCGGCTGGGGGGCAGCCGTTTCCTGGACGCGGGTGCCCGCTATACCGACCTTCGGTATTCCCGGAGCGACAACGACAGTCAGCGGGTCGGGGTCCAGTTCCAGGTGGGTTATCGCCCGAGCCCGGTCCTGGAGAACCGGCTCATCCTGGACATGACCCGGACCCATTTCCCGCAGCGGGCCTCGACCCGGGACTACGACCGCCAGGACCTCTACGGCCGAATCTCCCTGCGGGGAGCCACCACCCGCACCGTCGCCGACCTGGGAGTGACGAGTATTCAGCGGGCGGCCGGCGATGACATCGGCGGGGCCCTGGCCCGGCTGGCCTGGGAACGGGACCTGACGGCGGTCACGGAGCTGCGCGTGAACCTGGCGGGTGAATACAGCAACACGGCCAGCGATCTGCTGGGCCGGCCCGAGGAGCCCGCGCGCGATCCGGCCGCCGTGGAGTCCGCCGCAGATGTCTTCTTCGCTCGCCGTGGGGATATCGGCATCCGCCACGAGACGCCCCGGGGCTCCCTGGCGCTGGACCTGCTAGTGGAGGACCGGGAGTACGAGGAGGCCCCGCTCGATCAACTGCGCACGCAGGCAAGCCTCATCCTGGGCGTGGTTGCCGGCCCCCGCAGCCGACTGGAGCTTTTCGGCTACCACGCCGCCTATGACTACGACGCAACGGAGCGCCGGGATGTCGATCGGGAGGGCGGATTGCGCCTGCGGTACCGGTTGCGCCGCTCCCTGGAGGTCCGGCTGGAGGGGGCCCGGGCGGAACGGATGACCAACGGTGATACCGGCGAATACCAGGAGAACCGCGTTCTCCTGGAACTGAGCTATCGAGGGTAG
- a CDS encoding XrtA/PEP-CTERM system exopolysaccharide export protein, whose translation MNTRSRGIVIVKEGPGGLLLAVLALLLVVLQGCGGGAVQREGEGAGPVAPDGMEGYRLVESYRIGVDDTLQVSVWRHEDLSVSVPVRPDGRISVPLGGEIEAAGRTPPEVARSIEGALSEFVRDPQVAVIVTELNSHEYLSRVRVTGAVPSPLSIPYRPGMTVLDLVLEAGGVTEFAAPSRSRVYRRTGTKTETMSVRLDRILEDGDLDSNIELRPGDVVTVPERVF comes from the coding sequence ATGAATACGCGAAGCCGAGGCATCGTCATCGTGAAGGAAGGTCCCGGGGGGCTGTTGCTGGCGGTCCTGGCCCTGCTGCTAGTGGTCCTTCAGGGCTGTGGCGGCGGGGCCGTCCAGCGCGAGGGAGAGGGGGCGGGCCCGGTGGCTCCCGACGGGATGGAGGGGTACCGCCTGGTGGAGTCCTACCGCATCGGTGTGGATGACACCCTCCAGGTCAGCGTCTGGCGACACGAGGACCTCTCGGTGAGCGTACCTGTCCGGCCGGATGGCCGGATCTCGGTCCCCCTGGGGGGCGAGATCGAGGCCGCGGGCCGGACCCCGCCGGAGGTGGCCCGGAGCATCGAAGGGGCGCTGTCCGAGTTCGTCCGGGACCCCCAGGTCGCCGTTATCGTCACCGAGCTCAACAGCCACGAGTACCTCTCCCGGGTCCGGGTGACGGGGGCGGTGCCATCGCCGCTTTCGATCCCGTACCGGCCCGGGATGACCGTCCTGGACCTGGTCCTGGAAGCGGGGGGTGTTACCGAGTTCGCTGCCCCCTCCCGGTCCCGGGTCTATCGGCGCACCGGTACGAAGACGGAGACCATGTCCGTGCGCCTCGATCGGATCCTCGAGGACGGGGACCTGGACAGCAACATCGAGCTGCGGCCCGGGGACGTGGTGACCGTCCCCGAGCGGGTCTTCTGA
- a CDS encoding TIGR03013 family XrtA/PEP-CTERM system glycosyltransferase, protein MEIGAFLVAFYAGVYLRFSDQPAAIDESVGPLLPRGIVFSSVLLVALIAMGLYQARLREGRSGIILREIAGFALGGAGLAFIFYIFPTVFTGRGALALALLLAFLASVVLRLFFYRMVDVDTLKRRVLVLGAGERAASVTRYRRRVDQRGFTIVGFVHVRGERDAVDPGRVIHLAGRLKDFAREQEVEEIVVAIDDRRRSFPMDELLDCRMSGIEVIELLTFYEREFGKVRLDLIHPSWLVFTDGYAQGAFRTYIKRSFDVAAALLLLIPALPIMLLTALAILLEDGWRQPVFYLQTRTGEHGRPFRVIKFRSMVVDAEKEGAAQWATQNDVRVTRVGAFIRKTRIDELPQIINVLKGDMSFVGPRPERPEFNHQLAEAIPYYEERHRVKPGITGWAQLCYPYGASEEDAREKLQYDLYYVKNHSLFLDFVILIQTVEVVLFGKGAR, encoded by the coding sequence GTGGAAATCGGCGCATTCCTGGTCGCTTTTTATGCAGGCGTCTATTTGCGCTTTTCGGACCAGCCGGCCGCCATCGACGAGAGCGTCGGCCCGCTCCTTCCGCGGGGCATCGTCTTTTCCTCGGTCCTGCTGGTGGCCCTGATAGCCATGGGCCTCTATCAGGCCCGGCTGCGTGAGGGGCGGAGCGGGATCATCCTGCGCGAGATCGCGGGCTTTGCCCTGGGTGGTGCCGGGCTGGCCTTCATCTTCTATATCTTCCCCACGGTCTTCACCGGGCGCGGTGCGCTGGCCCTGGCGCTCCTGCTGGCCTTCCTCGCCTCGGTGGTCCTGCGCCTCTTCTTCTACCGGATGGTGGACGTCGACACGCTCAAGCGCCGGGTCCTGGTGCTCGGCGCCGGGGAGCGGGCCGCCTCCGTTACCCGCTATCGCCGCCGTGTGGACCAGCGGGGCTTCACTATCGTCGGCTTCGTCCACGTCCGGGGGGAGCGGGATGCCGTGGACCCGGGGCGGGTGATCCACCTGGCCGGGCGACTGAAGGACTTTGCCCGGGAGCAGGAGGTGGAGGAGATCGTGGTCGCCATCGATGATCGTCGCCGCAGCTTCCCCATGGATGAACTCCTGGACTGCCGCATGAGCGGCATCGAGGTCATCGAACTCCTGACCTTCTACGAGCGCGAGTTCGGCAAGGTGCGGCTGGATCTCATCCATCCCAGCTGGCTGGTCTTTACCGACGGTTATGCCCAGGGGGCCTTCCGGACCTACATCAAGCGCAGCTTCGATGTGGCCGCCGCGCTCCTCCTGCTCATCCCGGCGCTCCCGATCATGCTGCTAACGGCCCTGGCTATCCTCCTCGAGGACGGCTGGCGCCAGCCGGTCTTCTATCTCCAGACCCGGACCGGTGAGCACGGCCGTCCCTTCCGCGTCATCAAGTTCCGCAGCATGGTCGTGGATGCCGAGAAGGAGGGGGCGGCGCAGTGGGCGACGCAGAACGACGTCCGGGTCACCCGGGTCGGCGCCTTCATCCGCAAGACCCGCATCGACGAGCTGCCGCAGATCATCAACGTCCTCAAGGGCGACATGAGCTTCGTCGGCCCCCGGCCGGAGCGGCCCGAGTTCAACCATCAGCTGGCCGAGGCCATCCCCTACTACGAAGAGCGTCACCGGGTGAAGCCGGGCATTACCGGCTGGGCACAGCTCTGCTACCCCTACGGCGCCTCGGAGGAGGATGCCCGGGAGAAGCTCCAGTACGACCTCTACTACGTGAAGAACCACAGCCTCTTTCTGGACTTCGTGATCCTCATCCAGACGGTGGAAGTGGTCCTCTTCGGGAAGGGGGCGCGATGA
- the tviB gene encoding Vi polysaccharide biosynthesis UDP-N-acetylglucosamine C-6 dehydrogenase TviB produces MQLEEAHIGIIGMGYVGLPLAVAFGRSYPTLGFDINEERITALRAGEDSTREVEPAELAAADRLTFTAYPQHLADCNVYIVTVPTPIDRYKRPDLGPLLAASRTVGEVLKKGDVVIYESTVYPGATEEDCVPVLEAVSGLTYNRDFFAGYSPERINPGDKEHRVTSILKVTSGSTPETADFVDGLYGRVITAGTHKASSIAVAEAAKVIENTQRDLNIALVNELALIFNRLGIDTLEVLEAAGTKWNFLPFRPGLVGGHCIGVDPYYLTHKAQSIGYHPDVILAGRRINDGMGSFVAEQVVKLMTRRRLQVVDARILVLGLAFKENCPDLRNTRVVDIINELATYHARVDIHDPWVEPAEARHEYGIDPIEAPEAGAYDAVILSVGHREFAAMGAEGLRALLKPEGVLYDIKHLLPAEASDGRL; encoded by the coding sequence ATGCAGCTGGAAGAGGCACATATTGGAATCATCGGGATGGGCTACGTGGGGCTGCCGCTGGCGGTGGCCTTCGGCCGCTCCTATCCCACCCTCGGCTTCGATATCAACGAGGAGCGCATCACCGCCCTGCGCGCGGGCGAGGACAGCACCCGCGAGGTGGAGCCGGCGGAGCTGGCGGCGGCGGATCGGCTCACCTTCACCGCCTACCCCCAGCACCTGGCGGACTGCAACGTCTACATCGTCACCGTCCCCACGCCCATCGACCGCTACAAGCGCCCGGATCTCGGCCCGCTACTGGCCGCCAGCCGAACCGTGGGCGAGGTGCTGAAGAAGGGCGACGTGGTCATCTACGAATCCACGGTCTACCCGGGGGCCACGGAGGAGGACTGCGTCCCGGTCCTCGAAGCAGTCTCCGGCCTTACCTACAACCGGGACTTCTTTGCCGGCTACAGCCCCGAGCGCATCAACCCCGGGGACAAGGAACACCGAGTCACCTCCATCCTCAAGGTCACCTCCGGCTCCACGCCGGAGACCGCCGACTTCGTGGATGGCCTCTACGGCCGGGTCATTACGGCGGGTACCCACAAGGCCAGCTCCATCGCCGTGGCGGAGGCCGCCAAGGTCATCGAGAACACCCAGCGGGATCTCAATATCGCGCTGGTCAACGAGCTGGCGCTGATCTTCAACCGGCTGGGGATCGACACCCTGGAGGTGCTGGAGGCTGCGGGGACCAAGTGGAACTTCCTCCCCTTCCGACCCGGCCTGGTGGGCGGCCACTGCATCGGCGTGGACCCCTACTACCTCACCCACAAGGCGCAGTCCATCGGCTACCACCCCGACGTCATCCTTGCCGGCCGGCGGATCAACGACGGCATGGGGAGCTTCGTGGCAGAGCAGGTGGTCAAGCTCATGACCCGGCGCCGACTGCAGGTGGTGGACGCCCGCATCCTCGTCCTGGGCCTGGCCTTCAAGGAGAACTGCCCCGACCTGCGCAACACCCGGGTGGTGGACATCATCAACGAGCTGGCCACCTACCACGCCCGTGTGGATATCCACGACCCCTGGGTGGAACCGGCCGAAGCGCGACACGAGTACGGCATCGACCCCATCGAGGCGCCGGAAGCCGGCGCCTACGACGCCGTGATCCTCTCCGTGGGCCACCGGGAATTCGCCGCCATGGGCGCCGAGGGCCTGCGCGCCCTGCTCAAGCCGGAGGGCGTCCTCTACGACATCAAGCACCTGCTCCCGGCCGAGGCCAGCGACGGGCGACTTTGA
- a CDS encoding HepT-like ribonuclease domain-containing protein, with amino-acid sequence MNRWKAHAHHILDTAERLRRIQARGRVSEDEILYDAALRNLQTLSEATQFLPEEGQALCPDIPWKEIKGFRNILVHNYLGEIDPLTVESVITEHLPALEACVKSILASTGDDDLQS; translated from the coding sequence GTGAACCGCTGGAAGGCACACGCCCACCATATCCTGGATACGGCCGAGCGACTTCGCCGGATTCAAGCAAGGGGGCGAGTGTCAGAGGACGAGATCCTCTATGATGCGGCCCTCCGTAATCTGCAGACCCTCTCCGAAGCGACCCAGTTCCTGCCGGAGGAGGGGCAGGCTCTCTGCCCCGATATTCCGTGGAAGGAGATCAAGGGGTTCCGCAACATCCTCGTGCATAACTACCTCGGTGAGATCGATCCCCTCACGGTGGAGTCGGTTATCACCGAGCATCTTCCCGCCCTTGAGGCGTGTGTGAAGAGCATTCTCGCCTCTACAGGGGATGATGACCTGCAATCCTGA
- a CDS encoding P-loop NTPase family protein has protein sequence MTSKLENALQRARDEGHGGKGPEAEFGPGHGNRALRRREDHRRAIASMDEGPLHTAEFLDERRIIHPGMNQPEVANRFRELRTRLFELRPTGNFSLLVTSVVPSGGATFTGLNLAAAIALDQSRTSLMIDANLGEPRLQEILDLRPELGLADYLEDDTLDIARILYTSGIPRLRVIPMGRRREGAAEFFTTVRMHRFMEDVQSRYPDRYVVVDAPALSESADARILADLCDYVLLVVPYGRVTRPQMEHAVASIGQDRLAGVVMNDEPTWD, from the coding sequence ATGACCAGCAAACTGGAGAATGCCCTGCAACGGGCCCGTGACGAGGGGCACGGCGGGAAGGGCCCGGAGGCCGAGTTCGGCCCGGGGCACGGAAACCGCGCCCTGCGCCGCCGCGAGGACCACCGCCGCGCCATCGCCAGCATGGACGAGGGGCCGCTGCACACGGCGGAGTTCCTGGACGAGCGGCGGATCATCCATCCCGGCATGAATCAGCCCGAGGTGGCCAACCGCTTCCGCGAGCTGCGGACCCGGCTGTTCGAACTGCGGCCCACCGGCAACTTCTCGCTCCTGGTCACCTCCGTGGTGCCCAGTGGCGGTGCGACCTTCACCGGCCTCAACCTGGCGGCCGCCATTGCCCTGGACCAGTCCCGGACCTCCCTGATGATCGACGCCAATCTCGGCGAGCCGCGGCTGCAGGAGATCCTGGACCTGCGACCCGAGCTGGGGCTGGCCGACTATCTCGAGGACGACACCCTGGACATCGCCCGGATCCTCTACACCAGCGGGATCCCGCGGCTGCGGGTCATCCCCATGGGGCGCCGACGCGAGGGGGCGGCGGAGTTCTTTACCACGGTTCGCATGCATCGGTTCATGGAGGATGTCCAGAGCCGCTATCCGGACCGCTACGTCGTGGTGGATGCCCCGGCCCTCTCGGAATCGGCGGACGCCCGGATCCTCGCCGATCTCTGCGATTACGTCCTCCTGGTGGTGCCCTACGGTCGGGTTACCCGGCCCCAGATGGAGCACGCCGTGGCCAGCATCGGCCAGGACCGTCTGGCCGGCGTCGTGATGAATGATGAACCGACCTGGGACTGA
- the cysZ gene encoding sulfate transporter CysZ has protein sequence MLADNPLSGVAHFLRGFRLMVQPGVRKWMVIPLLLNILVFAGGIAAGAAGFAELVAWVQTATPGWLDWLAWLLWPLFVVAALLVVFYAFTLVAALVAAPFVGPLAAAVEHHLTGTTPEDGEGGITALATGAVADVGAEVRKLGYFAVRAVPLLLLFVIPVVNVLAPVAWFLFGAWTLSQEYLDAPLGNRGLRFPDQRPVLGQRRWTVLGFGAAAAVATAIPVLNFLVLPAAVAGATSLAVARLPRED, from the coding sequence ATGCTAGCGGACAACCCCCTTTCCGGCGTGGCCCACTTTCTCCGCGGCTTCCGGCTCATGGTGCAGCCCGGGGTGCGCAAGTGGATGGTGATCCCGCTGCTGCTGAACATCCTGGTCTTCGCCGGCGGCATCGCGGCGGGGGCGGCCGGCTTCGCGGAGCTGGTGGCCTGGGTGCAGACGGCCACGCCGGGCTGGCTGGACTGGCTGGCGTGGCTGCTCTGGCCCCTCTTCGTCGTCGCCGCGCTGCTGGTGGTCTTCTACGCCTTCACCCTGGTAGCGGCGCTGGTGGCCGCCCCCTTCGTGGGGCCGCTGGCGGCGGCGGTGGAGCATCACCTCACCGGCACTACCCCGGAGGATGGTGAGGGTGGCATCACCGCGCTGGCCACCGGCGCCGTGGCCGATGTGGGGGCGGAGGTGCGCAAGCTCGGCTACTTCGCCGTGCGGGCCGTGCCGCTGCTCCTGCTCTTCGTGATCCCGGTGGTGAATGTCCTCGCCCCGGTGGCCTGGTTCCTCTTCGGCGCCTGGACGCTCTCCCAGGAGTACCTGGACGCCCCGCTGGGCAATCGCGGCCTGCGCTTCCCCGACCAGCGGCCGGTACTGGGTCAACGGCGCTGGACCGTACTCGGCTTCGGCGCCGCGGCGGCGGTTGCGACGGCCATCCCGGTGCTGAACTTCCTGGTGCTGCCAGCCGCCGTGGCCGGGGCCACCTCCCTGGCCGTGGCCCGTCTCCCCCGCGAGGACTGA
- a CDS encoding ExeA family protein — translation MYLEHFGLDDEPFRLDPEGEYLYLSENHRRARTFMEYSLFREGGFVVVTGDIGTGKTTLVEHFLAGLPEDVAIARLARTRLEPAELLQTLMSRFGMEPFEGSRVAFIDAITDHLEGLYRRGRTALLVVDEAQALGRDALEELRLLTEFGGGRGRRLHVLLVGQPELGDLLDGPGMDQFLQRVRLRMHLRPLTGDEMVEYINHRLAVAGATEALFDDVACERILEYSGGVPRLVNVLCDTALMLAYGEGRRYPGIDSVDEAIAELGWRPFTDRPRGLAPVGGTEGAIRDVAGQLEDGLGDLREELAATRAQLAELTEVVRALAHPGSGPPPELDQLVEQGEVEKPEQTGEGASGHGWFALSRRRESS, via the coding sequence ATGTATCTCGAGCACTTCGGCCTGGACGACGAGCCCTTCCGCCTGGATCCCGAGGGGGAGTACCTCTACCTCTCCGAGAACCACCGCCGGGCGAGGACCTTCATGGAGTACTCGCTCTTCCGGGAGGGGGGCTTCGTGGTGGTAACCGGCGACATCGGTACCGGCAAGACCACCCTGGTGGAGCACTTCCTTGCCGGTCTGCCGGAGGATGTGGCGATCGCCCGTCTCGCCCGCACGCGGCTGGAGCCGGCCGAGCTGTTGCAGACCCTCATGAGCCGCTTCGGCATGGAGCCCTTCGAGGGCAGCCGGGTCGCCTTCATCGACGCCATCACCGATCACCTGGAGGGCCTCTATCGGCGGGGGCGCACCGCCCTGCTGGTGGTGGACGAGGCCCAGGCCCTGGGGCGGGATGCCCTGGAGGAGCTGCGCCTGCTCACCGAGTTCGGCGGTGGCCGCGGTCGGCGGCTGCACGTCCTCCTGGTGGGGCAGCCGGAACTGGGGGATCTCCTGGACGGCCCGGGGATGGACCAGTTCCTCCAGCGAGTCCGGCTGCGGATGCATCTGCGTCCCCTGACCGGCGACGAGATGGTCGAGTACATCAATCACCGCCTGGCCGTCGCGGGGGCCACCGAGGCGCTGTTCGACGATGTGGCCTGCGAGCGGATCCTGGAATACAGCGGCGGCGTGCCGCGGCTGGTCAACGTCCTCTGCGATACCGCCCTGATGCTGGCCTACGGTGAGGGACGCCGCTATCCCGGCATCGATTCGGTGGACGAGGCCATTGCCGAACTCGGCTGGCGGCCCTTCACCGATCGTCCCCGGGGCCTGGCCCCGGTGGGGGGAACCGAGGGCGCCATCCGCGACGTCGCCGGTCAGCTGGAGGACGGCCTCGGGGACCTGCGGGAAGAGCTGGCCGCCACCCGGGCCCAGCTGGCGGAGCTTACGGAGGTCGTCCGCGCCCTGGCGCATCCCGGTTCCGGACCGCCGCCGGAACTCGACCAGCTGGTGGAGCAGGGCGAGGTGGAGAAGCCGGAGCAGACGGGCGAGGGTGCCAGCGGCCACGGCTGGTTCGCCCTGAGCCGGCGGCGGGAGAGTTCATGA
- a CDS encoding XrtA system polysaccharide chain length determinant, whose translation MAFSMEEQTRILVREVYHRRVMIVTLFIIVSLLAVSVGLVMPKRYSTSTDILVDDRNILQPLMEGTAVPTGVSDRASLARELIFGQRILNQVLERAGLREPDMTPREEEQALEDLKSATRVTSHGNNLIRITYQDSDPDRAQRVARLFAGLFIQGSHEAKLRESREAFNFIDEQVEEYHQKLVEAERKLKEFRSRNLGARAGSERSINERINELTSRIERTEMELKEARVQEESLQRQLSGQAAITVSLTREGQFRGQLAELQQKLDDLLLRYTDSHPDVRRVKSQIETLKQAVEDERQRRQLAEQNGEQEDFVDENISLNPLYQQLRSQLSEIRTRIDTLETRLAESEEQLNREIERGQQVHESEAVLSELTRDYEVNKEIYQDLLRRRENARVSMSMDEQNQGLALRIEEPARLPNQPDGLRLMHVAAGGLFAGLALPLGLVVLLVRFDPRLRSAEELSRTLEVPVMGVIPHLANPVDRRQGRRITLWLVAATLLWAGLFGAAGWGRITGVV comes from the coding sequence ATGGCTTTCTCGATGGAAGAGCAGACCCGGATCCTGGTGCGGGAGGTCTATCACCGGCGGGTCATGATCGTGACCCTGTTCATCATCGTCTCCCTCCTGGCGGTCAGCGTCGGGCTGGTCATGCCCAAGCGCTATTCCACCAGTACCGACATCCTGGTGGATGACCGCAACATCCTGCAGCCGCTCATGGAGGGGACGGCCGTTCCCACCGGTGTCTCCGACCGGGCGAGCCTGGCCCGGGAGCTGATCTTCGGCCAGCGGATCCTGAACCAGGTCCTGGAACGGGCCGGCCTGCGCGAGCCCGACATGACCCCCCGCGAGGAGGAACAGGCGCTGGAGGACCTCAAGTCGGCCACCCGCGTGACCAGCCACGGCAACAACCTCATCCGGATCACCTACCAGGACAGCGACCCGGACCGGGCGCAGAGGGTGGCCCGACTCTTCGCCGGGCTTTTCATCCAGGGCAGCCATGAGGCGAAGCTCCGGGAGAGCCGGGAGGCCTTCAACTTCATCGACGAGCAGGTGGAGGAGTACCACCAGAAGCTGGTGGAGGCGGAGCGCAAGCTCAAGGAGTTCCGCTCCCGCAATCTGGGCGCCCGCGCCGGCTCGGAGCGCTCCATCAACGAGCGAATCAATGAGCTGACCTCCCGCATCGAGCGCACGGAGATGGAGCTCAAGGAGGCGCGGGTCCAGGAGGAGTCCCTCCAGCGACAGCTCTCCGGCCAGGCGGCCATCACGGTGAGCCTTACTCGGGAGGGCCAGTTCCGCGGCCAGCTGGCCGAACTCCAGCAGAAGCTGGATGACCTCCTCCTGCGCTACACCGACTCCCACCCCGACGTACGCCGGGTGAAGTCCCAGATCGAGACCCTCAAGCAGGCGGTGGAAGATGAACGCCAGCGCCGGCAGCTCGCCGAGCAGAACGGGGAACAGGAGGACTTCGTCGACGAGAACATCTCCCTGAACCCCCTCTACCAGCAGCTGCGCAGTCAGCTTTCGGAGATCCGGACCCGGATCGACACCCTGGAGACCCGCCTGGCCGAGAGCGAGGAGCAGCTGAACCGGGAGATCGAACGGGGACAGCAGGTCCACGAGAGCGAGGCGGTCCTCTCCGAGCTCACCCGGGATTACGAGGTGAACAAGGAGATCTACCAGGACCTCCTGCGCCGGCGGGAGAACGCCCGCGTCTCCATGAGCATGGACGAGCAGAACCAGGGCCTGGCCCTGCGGATCGAGGAGCCGGCCCGGCTGCCCAACCAGCCGGACGGGCTCCGCCTGATGCACGTGGCCGCGGGTGGGCTCTTCGCGGGCCTTGCCCTGCCGCTGGGGCTGGTGGTGCTGCTGGTCCGCTTCGACCCGCGGCTGCGCTCCGCCGAAGAGCTGTCACGCACGCTGGAGGTGCCCGTCATGGGCGTCATCCCCCACCTGGCGAATCCCGTGGACCGGCGTCAAGGGCGGCGGATCACCCTGTGGCTCGTGGCCGCCACCCTGCTCTGGGCGGGTCTCTTCGGGGCCGCTGGCTGGGGCCGTATCACCGGAGTCGTGTAA